A window of Elusimicrobiota bacterium genomic DNA:
AAACGGCAATTATGATAAGCTTGGATGCGGCGTTTATACATGTCTTTTTCAAAGCAGTACAGGTAAAAAAGCAGCCAGAAAATTCGCAATTATCCGCTAAACTGCCCCTCCTCTGATTAAAAGGATTTCTAATCATTGTAATTACAAAGTACTATTGACAAAACCTCTTTATCATACTATATACATAGTGCATATAATAGGGGGGATTAAATGGTTCTCTTTAAAAAAAATGAGGATGAGAAGCTTCAAATAGATGATATAACAATTGTTTTACACCATAAAAACAAACCGGATGTAGTGCATAATCATTCTGTAATAAACCATTACCTAAGGTCTATTAATTGGTATGTTGTTTCTGCTATTGTTATTATTGCGCTGTCGGCAGGCTGGTTTATATGTTATATGTCGGCGGCGTATTAAAAAGTGTTGCTTTTTCTTTGAAAACTAAACTTCCGCAATAACTATCTTTTTCATAGGAAGCTTTATAAATCATTCCTTGGGCATTTCGCCGGTGACTAAATCAACAATATTCTCTTTTCCGTTGCGGACAAATTTTACCTTTATTTTCTTTTTCGGGCCTGTATCGGAAACTATTGCCTGAAGGTTCCTTACAGACTCGATTTGTTTGCCGTTAAATTCAATAATTACGTCGCCCTTTTTAAGCCCTGCTTTCTCCGCGGGGGAATCCTTTATAATGCTGTTTATGAACGCTCCGGATTTGTCCTTTATTTCCACGCCCAGCCAGCCCCTTACAACTTTTCCCTGGCGGATTAAATCATCAAGTATTTCTTTGGCGCGGTTTATGGGGATAGCAAAACCTATCCCAGAAAATACGCCGGTCGGGGCGTAAATTGCCGTGTTTATTCCTATAACTTCGCCGTGAATATTGCCCAGCGGACCTCCAGAATTTCCTCTGTTGATAGGAGCGTCAGTTTGTATAAAATCCCTGTACTCTTTGTTTTCAACTACAATTGACTGCCTTATCGCGGATATGATTCCGTTAGTTACTGTCTGCCCCAGCCCGAAGGGTGAACCGATTGCAAGCACAATTTCGCCTACGCGTATTTTGTTTGAATCACCCAGGGGCGCCGCCGGAAATTTTTCGGTTGCCGAGTTTGAATTGATTTTTACAATTGCCAGATCGGTTCTTGAATCTTTTCCAATAACTTTTCCTGTATAGGTTTTGTCTTTACTGTTTATTGTAACCGTAACTTTTATTTCATTCGCGCCGTGAATGACGTGTTCGTTGGTAAGTATATAACCTTCCGGGTCAATTATTACGCCGGTTCCGCCGCTTTCGGTTCTATATTGGGATGATTTTTTTCTTTGTTTTTTCTGCTCCTGCGGGCTGTTAAAAAAATCCTGGAAAAAATCTTCAAAAGGATCCCCGAAATAAAATTCCTGCTGGGCGTCATCCAGCATCTGTACGGTTGAAATATTCACTACGGCTGGTTTTAGCCGCTCGGATACTTTAACGAAAGCTTCCTGTAAACCCAGGGCATTGGAGCCAATTTCATTGTCCCTGAGAGTTTCAATATTGGAAGTAACCTGTCCGTTATTAAGGGATGTTTCCTTGAGGTCTTTAATATGCCAAAAAACACCTAGTACTATTAGACAAAGCAGGATGGTGATTAATATAGAAAGCTTATTTTTCATGTTTAAGCAGTCCTCTGAAATTTTCCGAGCGGAAGCTCGCGGGATATTTACTTATGCAAAAGAGGGAAAGCGTAAATTTATAAAAAGGGCCTTTCAACAAATTTAACGCCTATTTTTTTTGCAATCTGCCTGCATTTATTTATATCAGTGCCTTCTAATTTTACAGATGTAATAGAAACGTCCTTTATATATTTTTTGCATTCTTTTGCAAATGTCAGGACGGCGTTGAAACTTTTAAGCCCGTAACGCGGTCTGTTTACATTTTTGTATTTGACTGCGTTTTCTGCGTTGAGGCTGATGCATATTTTATCGATTAAACCTTTTAATTCCGGGCAAATATTTTTCCCATGGTATAAATTTGCCTGGCCGTTAGTGTTTATCCTGACATTGAGGCCTATTTTCTTGTAATAGGCTGCAACTTTTTTTACCGTCTCAAGCCGTATTAAGGGTTCCCCGTATCCGCAAAATACAATATCCGAGGTTAATGGGGAAAAAGCAATTTTTTTTCTAAGGGTTTCAGATTCTTTAATAATTTCTTTTACAGTAGGTTCTTTTTTTAGCCTGAGATTGTTGCCTCTGTAGCCCCAATTCCATTTGGTTCTTATACAATAGGTGCAGTTCATAGTGCACCTGTTGGTGATGTTCAGGTAAACATTGTTTTTATAAGAGTAGGCTATCATATTTATATTATTTTCGGAAACAAAATCTGCGATTTAGCAATTTCCCTGCCGGTGAGCGGGATAATCGCAGGAATTTTTGCTGTGACGTTTTTTATGTCGTCCTGTTCGTCAAGTGTTTTCCATATTTTCCGGGAAGTTTCAGGCATAAAGGGATTGATTAAAACGGCAATATACTTAATAGCCATCAATGAGTTGTAAAGCACTAGTTCAAGCTGTTTCATGTCGGTTTTTGCCAGGTTCCAGGGAGCCTGTTTGTCAATATACTGGTTTGTGAAGGAAGATAAGCTTAATATGGTTTCTAATATACCGTCAAGTTTAATATCTTCAATTTCTTTTTCAGTTTTTTGCAAGGATTTTTTTATTTCTTCCATAAATTCATTTGTTCGGGTTGTTTGCAGGGCAAATTTCCCGCTAAAGTATTTTACGGCCATATTAGTAACCCGCGAAATCAGGTTTCCTATATTATTGGCCAGGTGCGCATTATATTTTCCTTTAAAAGCTGCTAGATTCATATCACCATCAGCCCCGAAGGGGAAGGAATTCAAAAGAAGAAAACGCGATGCATCAGCGCCAAAAGCCTGAATAAGTTCTCCGGGTTTGATTACGTTGCCGATGGTTTTTGACATTTTTTGTCCGGAAACAGTAAAAAAACCGTGCGCAAAAACTTTTTTTGGAAGAGGCAGGCCGTTTGCAAGCAGCATAGCCGGCCAGATAACAGTATGAAACCACAGAATATCTTTTGCTAAAAGGTGCAGGTCGGCCGGCCAAAGTTCATTGAATTCTTCCTGGCCGGCTTCGCCGTAGCCAAGGGCTGATATGTAATTAATTAATGCATCTATCCAAACATAGATAGTCTGCGATTTATCGAAAGGAATCGGTATTGCCCAGGGCAGGTTGGCCCTGGAAATGCTGATGTCTTCAAGCCCGATTTTGAGTTTGCCGAGTATTTCATTTCTTCTTTCTTCGGGCAGGATATCAAAATGCTGGGGATGATTATTATCTGAAATTATTTCGATTAACTTTTCCCTGTATTTGCTTAAACGGAAGAAATAATTTTCTTCTGAATGCACAGAGGGTACTGTTTTGTGGTCCGGACAGCAACCCTCAACGAGATCGGTTTGGGTCAGGAATTTCTCGCAGCCCATGCAATAAAGCCCGTCATATTTTGATTTGTATATCTCGTTTTTTTCGTGAAGGTGTGTTATGAATTTTTCAACCGCCGCTTGATGTTTTGCATCGGTCGTCCTGATAAAACGATCGTAAGAAATATCCATCTGTTTCCAGGTATTTTTAAAATATTCTACAATTTCATCGCAGTATTCTTTCGGCTGCTTATTTTTTTCTTTTGCGGCTTCCAAAATTTTGCTGCCGTGCTCGTCGGTCCCCGTAAGAAAAAAAGTATCTTTATTGCGAAGCTTTGCCCAGCGCGAAAGCACATCTGCCGCTACGGTCGTATAGGTGTGCCCGATGTGGGGCAGGTCGTTGACGTAATAAATGGGCGTAGTAATATAGTATCTCTTTTTCATTTGTTGTTTTTAGGTTTATTGACAGGCGCTTGCAGCAGGGTAACCTGATCAGCCTTAAATTTTTTAGTTTGTTTTTCTGATAATTCAACCGTCACTTCATCTTTAATGTAATTTACATTGGTCACTATTCCCGGGCCTTCAGGCGTTTGGACTTTGCTGTTGTATTTAGGCATTCTTTTTGCCTGGGCTGAATAGAAAGCGTCTTCATAGGCTATGCAACACATCAGCCTTCCGCAAACACCTGTCATTTTTGCTATATTCAGGGAAGGATCCTGTATTTTTGCCATTTCGACGGTAACCGAACTGAAAGTTTTGAGGAAAGTTTTACAGCAAAGCTGGCAGCCGCAGGGGCCGAATCCGCCCAGCATTTTAGCTTCGTCCCTGACGCCTATTTGAACCATTTGAATGCGTGTTTTCAGTATATGCCCCAGGTCTTTAATTAACTGGCGGAAATCTATTCTTGTATCGGCTGTATAATAAATAAAAAGCCTGGACCGGTCAAATGAATACTCAACACAGGTTAATTTCATATCCAGTTCGTAATCCTCGATTTTTTGGATTATGGATTTTGAAGCCTGGATGTTTCTTTGGCAATTATCCTTTAACCTCGGCACGTCGTCATTTGTGAGTTTGCGGATAATTTTATGAACTTCCATTTTATGTTTTTCTATAAGCCGTTCATTGGTTAAAACAGTTCCGACTTCCTGGGTTTGGTCTATGTCAACAATAACTTTTTCTCCCAGATTCAGGTTAAATTTTCCGACATCTCCGTATATTGTATCCTCTTTGCGCCTTACTAATAAATCGACTACAACTGGCATAGGGTCTCCTCGTTTTTGAGCTTAAATATTTCATTCAATTTTAGCAAAATTATGTCGCTTAACAGGCTGTTGTTAACATTATAACGCAGGGCTTTTTTGCATTGGATTATGAACTCGATAATTTCAGTTGTTTTCTGAGAATTCTGGTTCAACTCAAGCCTGGCAAGGATAAGTATTTTAACAAGAAAATCTTCAAGCATTTGTTTGTCTTTCGAGAGGCTTTCGCTGAAATCCATTAATTTATCCGTAGAAATAGCGTTTGTTTTTAAAGCGCTCCAAAATCCAATTAAACTGCTGATTTCGTCCGAAGAATTTAAATATCTCAATGCTTTGCTTACCGATCCCTGCGAAAACTGGACTATTTGCGCAATATCGGAAGCTTTTTGTGAATACAAATTTACAAGTATTCCCGAGATTATATCATCGTTTAATTGATTGAACCTGATATGCTGGCACCTGGATAAAATTGTCTGGGGCAGGGAATCGTGTGACGAAGAAACAAGAATCAATAATGAATTTTCCGGAGGTTCTTCAAGTGTTTTTAAAAGGCAATTTGCCGCTTCGGTATTCATTTTTTCAGCCGGATCTATGATAAATACTTTCCATTTTCCTTCTGAGGCCTTCATGCTGATTTGTTTTTGCACTTCCTGCACAGTATCAATTTTGATGCGGGTTTGTTTTTCAACATCTTCTTCAAGAAAAGCTGCCTGGAAGCCATAGTCTATCAGATGCACGTCCGGATGAATTCCTTTGTTGATTTTATTGCAGGACGCGCAAGCGTCACAAATGGGTGAATTCGCAGTTTGGTTCAGGCAGTTCAATGCCTTTGCAAGTTCCAACGCTGTTTTTCTTTTTCCCGTGCCTTCCAGTCCGGAAAAAATATATGCGTGCGAAATTTTATTGCTGCTTAATTGTTTTTGCAATAGGCTTATTGCTTTATTTTGTCCTAGAATTTCCGGTAAACTCATATCTTATTTCCTCTTAGGAACCTCTCAGGAAGGCATTGGTTATTTCCATTATTTTTGTATGAATAGCCTCAATAGAATTGCAGCCGGCCACTACTTTTATTCTCTTCGGTTCCCTTTTTGCTAATTGAAGGAATCCTTTGCGTATTCTTTCGTGAAATTGAATGTTTTCATTCTCCAAACGATCCTTGGGGCCGTTTTTACAAACTCTTTTCATTCCGTCTTCAGCTTTAATATCAACGACTATTGTTAACGCGGGTTTTAGTCCGCCTGCCGCTATTTCATTGAGCCGATAAATCAGGCTTTTGTCCAAATTGCGGCCGAAATACTGATAAGCCATGGTTGAATCTGAATACCTGTCGCAGATAACAATTTTTCCCTGCGCCAGCGCAGGTTTTATGAGCTCCTGAGTGTGCTGGGCTCTGCTTGCGGCGTACAATAGGAGTTCAGTGAGAGGAAAAACATTCATTCCTGGTTTAAGCAGAAGGTTTCTTATTGATTCAGCAAATGGCGTGCCGCCGGGTTCACGCGTAAGAATATACTCGTAACCTTTTTTTTTGAGAGCAGCAGCCAAAAGTCCGGCTTGAGTGGATTTACCTGAACCGTCAGGCCCTTCAAATGTGATAAATATACCTTTTTTCATTATTTTATAAAGGACTCTATTATGGATTTTGCGGCTTTTTTGCCCAGGCCCAAGGCTTCGATAACGGTTCCTTCGCCGCCGACAATGTCTCCGCCTGCATAAATATTTTTCAGGCTTGTTTCCATGGTTTGTGGATTTACGGAGATATTGCCTTCTTTATCCTGCTTTAGGCCGTATGTTGAAAGAGGAATAAGAGGATTAGGTTTAAGCCCTATGGCGAGCACGGATGTATCTATATCTATTATAAACTCTGAACCTTTTATCGGGACAGGCCTTCTCCTTCCAGACGAATCAGCGCTGCCAAGCTCGCATTTAATGCATTTTAGCCCTTTAACAAATCCGTTTTCATCGCCCAAAAATTCGATCGGCTGGGTAAGGAACTCGAATTTTATGCCTTCTTCCTTGGCATGTTCTATTTCAGCCTTTCTTGCCGGCATTTCCTCTTCAGTTCTGCGATAAACAACTGTTACTGCGCCTTTGCCCAGTCTCAAGGCGCATCTTGCCGCGTCCATCGCAGTGTTTCCTCCGCCGATAACAGCTGTTTTCGCCCCGCTGTTCAAGGGCGTATCATATTCGGGGAAATTATAAGCTTTCATAAGGTTAATTCTTGTAAGAAATTCATTAGCAGAGTAAATCATGCACAAATTTTCTCCGGGAATTCCGGGAAACATCGGCAGCCCTGCCCCGGAGCCTATAAAAACAGCCTTAAATCCTTTTGCGAACAATTCATCAATAGTCAATGTTTTACCAATAACAATGTTAGGCAGTATTTCAACACCAAGCGATTTTATATATTCAATTTCATAGCTCAAAATATTTCTGGGCAGGCGGAAAGGAGGAATCCCGTAGGTTAAAACTCCGCCGGGTTCATGCAGGGCTTCAAAAATAGTAACAGCACAGCCTGCCCTGGCTAAATCCCCGGCACAGGCAAGCCCTGCCGGGCCGCTCCCGATAACTGCAACTGAAATTGGAGATTTGAAATTTGAAATTTTTGAGTTGGAATTTGAGATTTGAGATTTGAGATTGTTCATCTCCCAGTCTGCAGCAAACCTTTCCAGAGAGCCTATAGAAATCGGGTTGCCTTTCTTATTTAAAACACATTTTAATTCGCACTGAGTTTCCTGAGGGCATACCCTGCCGCATATGGCGGGCAGGTTGTTTTTTTCTTTAAGGGTTTTTATCGATTGGTCAAATTGTTCCAGGGTTATTTCTTTTATAAATTTCGGTATGTTTATTTCTACGGGGCAGCCTTCTATACAGGATGCTTTTTTACACTGTATGCATCTTTTTGCTTCGTTTACGGCTTCTTCTTTCGTATAGCCCAAGGATACTTCCGAAAAGTTTTTTTTTCTTTCTTCCGGCAGCGCTTCCTGCATTTTAATTTTATTCATATTGTTTTTAACGCTTCTATTTCCTGTTCTTTGAAAAGTTTCAGCCTTTTTTCAAGCCCAGCCCAGTCAACTTCCCTCGCGTCAAATTCCGGGCCGTCAACACAGGCAAATTTTGTTTTGCCCGCTATCGTACAGCGGCAGGACCCGCACATGCCGGTTCCGTCTACCATGATGGGATTGAGGCTTACAATGGTTTTTATGCTGGTAGGTTTTGTCAGGTTTGAAACTGCTTTCATCATAGGTACCGGGCCTACGGCGTAGATAATTGCTATGGATTGTTTTGCCGTTATAATGTTTTTTAAAATATCGGTTACGAACCCTTTTTGGCCGTAGGAGCCGTCATCTGTTGCTATAAAGAATTCATCAGACGAATT
This region includes:
- a CDS encoding trypsin-like peptidase domain-containing protein → MKNKLSILITILLCLIVLGVFWHIKDLKETSLNNGQVTSNIETLRDNEIGSNALGLQEAFVKVSERLKPAVVNISTVQMLDDAQQEFYFGDPFEDFFQDFFNSPQEQKKQRKKSSQYRTESGGTGVIIDPEGYILTNEHVIHGANEIKVTVTINSKDKTYTGKVIGKDSRTDLAIVKINSNSATEKFPAAPLGDSNKIRVGEIVLAIGSPFGLGQTVTNGIISAIRQSIVVENKEYRDFIQTDAPINRGNSGGPLGNIHGEVIGINTAIYAPTGVFSGIGFAIPINRAKEILDDLIRQGKVVRGWLGVEIKDKSGAFINSIIKDSPAEKAGLKKGDVIIEFNGKQIESVRNLQAIVSDTGPKKKIKVKFVRNGKENIVDLVTGEMPKE
- a CDS encoding TatD family nuclease-associated radical SAM protein, which produces MIAYSYKNNVYLNITNRCTMNCTYCIRTKWNWGYRGNNLRLKKEPTVKEIIKESETLRKKIAFSPLTSDIVFCGYGEPLIRLETVKKVAAYYKKIGLNVRINTNGQANLYHGKNICPELKGLIDKICISLNAENAVKYKNVNRPRYGLKSFNAVLTFAKECKKYIKDVSITSVKLEGTDINKCRQIAKKIGVKFVERPFL
- the metG gene encoding methionine--tRNA ligase, whose protein sequence is MKKRYYITTPIYYVNDLPHIGHTYTTVAADVLSRWAKLRNKDTFFLTGTDEHGSKILEAAKEKNKQPKEYCDEIVEYFKNTWKQMDISYDRFIRTTDAKHQAAVEKFITHLHEKNEIYKSKYDGLYCMGCEKFLTQTDLVEGCCPDHKTVPSVHSEENYFFRLSKYREKLIEIISDNNHPQHFDILPEERRNEILGKLKIGLEDISISRANLPWAIPIPFDKSQTIYVWIDALINYISALGYGEAGQEEFNELWPADLHLLAKDILWFHTVIWPAMLLANGLPLPKKVFAHGFFTVSGQKMSKTIGNVIKPGELIQAFGADASRFLLLNSFPFGADGDMNLAAFKGKYNAHLANNIGNLISRVTNMAVKYFSGKFALQTTRTNEFMEEIKKSLQKTEKEIEDIKLDGILETILSLSSFTNQYIDKQAPWNLAKTDMKQLELVLYNSLMAIKYIAVLINPFMPETSRKIWKTLDEQDDIKNVTAKIPAIIPLTGREIAKSQILFPKII
- a CDS encoding stage 0 sporulation protein produces the protein MPVVVDLLVRRKEDTIYGDVGKFNLNLGEKVIVDIDQTQEVGTVLTNERLIEKHKMEVHKIIRKLTNDDVPRLKDNCQRNIQASKSIIQKIEDYELDMKLTCVEYSFDRSRLFIYYTADTRIDFRQLIKDLGHILKTRIQMVQIGVRDEAKMLGGFGPCGCQLCCKTFLKTFSSVTVEMAKIQDPSLNIAKMTGVCGRLMCCIAYEDAFYSAQAKRMPKYNSKVQTPEGPGIVTNVNYIKDEVTVELSEKQTKKFKADQVTLLQAPVNKPKNNK
- the holB gene encoding DNA polymerase III subunit delta', with product MSLPEILGQNKAISLLQKQLSSNKISHAYIFSGLEGTGKRKTALELAKALNCLNQTANSPICDACASCNKINKGIHPDVHLIDYGFQAAFLEEDVEKQTRIKIDTVQEVQKQISMKASEGKWKVFIIDPAEKMNTEAANCLLKTLEEPPENSLLILVSSSHDSLPQTILSRCQHIRFNQLNDDIISGILVNLYSQKASDIAQIVQFSQGSVSKALRYLNSSDEISSLIGFWSALKTNAISTDKLMDFSESLSKDKQMLEDFLVKILILARLELNQNSQKTTEIIEFIIQCKKALRYNVNNSLLSDIILLKLNEIFKLKNEETLCQL
- the tmk gene encoding dTMP kinase yields the protein MKKGIFITFEGPDGSGKSTQAGLLAAALKKKGYEYILTREPGGTPFAESIRNLLLKPGMNVFPLTELLLYAASRAQHTQELIKPALAQGKIVICDRYSDSTMAYQYFGRNLDKSLIYRLNEIAAGGLKPALTIVVDIKAEDGMKRVCKNGPKDRLENENIQFHERIRKGFLQLAKREPKRIKVVAGCNSIEAIHTKIMEITNAFLRGS
- the gltA gene encoding NADPH-dependent glutamate synthase — protein: MNKIKMQEALPEERKKNFSEVSLGYTKEEAVNEAKRCIQCKKASCIEGCPVEINIPKFIKEITLEQFDQSIKTLKEKNNLPAICGRVCPQETQCELKCVLNKKGNPISIGSLERFAADWEMNNLKSQISNSNSKISNFKSPISVAVIGSGPAGLACAGDLARAGCAVTIFEALHEPGGVLTYGIPPFRLPRNILSYEIEYIKSLGVEILPNIVIGKTLTIDELFAKGFKAVFIGSGAGLPMFPGIPGENLCMIYSANEFLTRINLMKAYNFPEYDTPLNSGAKTAVIGGGNTAMDAARCALRLGKGAVTVVYRRTEEEMPARKAEIEHAKEEGIKFEFLTQPIEFLGDENGFVKGLKCIKCELGSADSSGRRRPVPIKGSEFIIDIDTSVLAIGLKPNPLIPLSTYGLKQDKEGNISVNPQTMETSLKNIYAGGDIVGGEGTVIEALGLGKKAAKSIIESFIK